GGGCGGAGGCCTGGAAGGAGTCGTAGACCAGCAGATCGGCGCCCCAGCTGTCGGCGACCTCCAGCAGGCCGTCCACGGTGGAGCGGGAGACGAGCGCGAAGACGCGGGCCGCCCTGTCGAGGATCTGGTCCGTGTTCATGTCGGGAGCGACGTAGCGCACCTCCTCGCCGGTGGACTGCTCGAACACGTCCCGGATGGTGCGGCCGTCGCCTATCTCGACTATGGGAAAGCCGGCTTCGCGGAGCTGGTTCAGCGGCTGCGAACCCGCGAACAGCACCTCGTGGCCGGCGGCGCGCAGCGCCTGCGCGGTCGGGATCATCGGGAAGAGGTGGCCGGCCGTCGCCGGGCCGGTGAAGAGGATGCGCACGGGTGCTCCCTTGCCGTTGCACTGACGGTCGAGGACAAGCCGTGCGGGCCCGCCCCGGTTGCCCTCAGTGAACTGACGGGCTGGCAGGCGGTGTTCCCCTACGGGAAGCGATATCCGGACATTTTCGAGCGGCGCCCCGGGGTCCGGCCGGCGGTGGGAGATGGCCGAGGCCTCATCGCCCGGCGAGGGCCCGTACGGAGGGCCGTACGGAGGGCCGTACGGAGGGCCGTACGGAGGGCCCGCCACACAGGCGAAACCGCACCTGAACACGCCGCCACACCCCTGTCCGAAAAACGGCGGATGCGCGTGAGCGCCCCCCGCCCCCGCCCCCGCGCTACGCGAACAGCCGCTCCAGGACCACCGCGATGCCGTCTTCCTCGTTCGACAGGGTGACCTCATCGGCGACAGCCACCAGCTCGCGGTGCGCGTTCGCCATCGCCACCCCCCGGGCGGCCCACGCGAACATCGGGATGTCGTTCGGCATGTCCCCGAACGCGATCGTCGACGCCGCCGGCACCCCCAGGACCGCCGCCGCCCGCGCCAGGCCGCTCGCCTTGTCGATGCCCGGCGGCTGGAGTTCCACCGTGTGCTCCCCCGCCATCGTGACGTTCACCAGGTCCCCGACCACCGCCCGCGCCACCCGCGTCAGTTCGTCGTCGTCCAGCTCCGGGTGCTGGAGCAGCACCTTGTTGATCGGCGCGGCCCACAGGTCGGCTCGCCGGCCCACCCGGACCGTCGGGAGGTGCGGGTGCCACATCCGGTAGCCCGGCCCCATCAGCATCTCGGCGTCCACGCCCTCCTGGTTGACCGCCGCGTACACCTCGCCGATCTCCGCCTCGATCTTCCCGAGGGCCACCTCGGCCAGGTCCCGGTCCATGGAGACGGAGTGCAGCAGGCTCCCGCGCGCCGCGTCGTACACCTGCGCGCCCTGCCCGCACACCGCGATCCCCGTGTAGCCGAGGCGGTCCAGGACGTGCCGGACCTGCGGGACGGGGCGGCCGGTGACGATGATGTGCTGGGCGCCGGCCGCGCGGGCGGTGGCGAGCGCTTCGTACGAGCGGGGGGAGACGGTGTCCCCGGCGCGCAGCAGAGTCCCGTCCAGGTCAGTGGCGATCAAGGCATAGGGAAGGGCCTGAGGCAGGGCGGAAGTCACCTCGCCAAGGATACGGACCCCCTCGGACAAGTCCTACAAATAGTGCCCTAATCCGGCCTCCCGCAGGCCCCACCAGCCACGTAACGTGTCAACCAGCCTCCGGGACACCCCCGGACCGCGTCGAAAGCGAGGCAGCACCCCATGCCCCAGCAGAGCCCCCTCGATCTCACCGAGGGCGACCCGTTCGGGCCGCACAACCTCCCCTACGGCGTCTTCTCCACCGCCGGGGAGGACCGCCGCCGGATCGGCGTGCGGATCGGCGGGTACGTGCTCGACGCGGGGGCGGCGGCCGTCGCCCTCGGCTCTCCGTACGCCGGGCTGCTCGGGCAGTCCTCCCTGAACCAGCTGCTGGCCGCCGGCCGCACCGCCTGGCGCGACGTGCGCCGCGCGCTGACCGCCTGGGTCACCGACCCCGGCCACCGCCCGACCGTGGAGCCGCACCTGCTGCCGCTCGACGAGGTCACGCTGCACCTGCCGTACGAGGTCGCCGACTACGTCGACTTCTACGCGAGCGAGCACCACGCCACCAACGTCGGGAAGATGTTCCGGCCCGACGGGGACGCGCTGACCCCCAACTGGAAGCACCTGCCCATCGGTTACCACGGCCGGTCCGGCACGATCGTGGTCTCCGGAACCGACGTCGTACGGCCCTCCGGGCAGCGCAAGGCGCCCACGGACCCGGCGCCCGTCTTCGGGCCGTCGGTCAAGCTCGACATCGAGGCCGAGGTCGGCTTCGTCGTCGGTGCCCCGTCCGAGCTGGGCTCGCCGGTGGCGCTGGGCGAGTTCGAGGACCACGTCTTCGGGCTGTTCCTGCTCAACGACTGGTCGGCGCGCGACGTCCAGGCCTGGGAGTACGTGCCGCTCGGCCCCTTCCTCGGCAAGTCCTTCGCGACGTCCGTCTCCGCCTGGGTGACCCCCCTGGAGGCCCTGGACGCGGCCCGAGTGACCCCGCCCGCGCGGGACTTCCCGCTGCTGCCCTACCTCGACGACGCGGACGCGGAGCGCCCCGGCGGCTTCGACCTGCGCATCACCGTCTCCATCAACGGGCAGGAGGTGGCGCAGCCGCCGTTCGCCTCCATGTACTGGACGGCCGCGCAGCAGCTCGCGCACATGACCGTCAACGGCGCCTCGCTGCGTACGGGTGACGTGTACGGCTCCGGCACCGTCAGCGGCCCCGAGGTCGGCCAGCGCGGTTCGCTGCTGGAGCTGACGTGGAACGGCCGCGACGCCATCGAGCTCGCCGACGGCAAGCGCACCTTCCTGGAGGACGGAGACACCGTCACCCTCACGGCCTGGGCCCCGGGCCCGGACGGCACCCGCGTCGGCCTCGGCGAGGTCACCGGCCGCATCGTGGGATCGCGGTAGTCCAGCCCTCGGTCGGCGGGGTGGCGGATCTTTCCGCCGCCCCGCCGAAACCGCAGGTCAGAGCCGCGCGGAAGTAACGTCCGGTGGCGCAACACTGCGGCAACACCACCGACGCCGGGCCGCCGGTACGTTCCCTGCCATGCCAGCCGAACGCACCGTCACGCACACCGTCCCGGTCGCCGCCGCGCGCCGGCGGCGACTGCGCGCCGACCATGCGCGCCAGCTCGCCGACCTGCTGCGCCACCAGATCCTGGCGGGCGGCTACCCCGGCGGCGTCCTCCCCCTGGAGGACACCCTGGCGGCCGACTACGGCGCCGGCCGCAACACCGTCCGCCAGGCCCTCGACCTGCTGCGCGGCGAGCGGCTCGTGGAGCGCCGCCCCGGCGTCGGCACCGTCGTCGTCTGCGAGAAGTACCCGCACGGCCTGGACCGCCTCCAGGGCCTGGCCGAGACCCTGAACGAGCACGGCCGGGTGACCAACGAGGTCCGTACGGTCGGCCCCGTCCGCGCCCCCACCCCCGTCGCCGGCCGCCTCGGCCTGCCCGAGCACGCCGACGTGCTGTACGTCGAGCGGCTGCGGCGCCTGAACGGCCTGCCGCTCTCCCTCGACCTCACCTACGTGCCGATGGACATCGGCGCCGAACTGCTGGGCTGCGACCTGGAGAACACCGATGTGTTCCGGCTCCTGGAGCAGCTGACCGGGCAGCCGCTCGGCCACGCCGAGATCACCCTGGAAGCCGTCAACGCCGACGCGCACTCCGCCGCCGTCCTCCAGGCCCCGCGCGGGGCCGCCGTGCTGATGCTGGAGCGCCTCACCCACCTGGCCGACGGCCGGCCCGTGGACCTGGAGTTCATCCGCTTCCGCGGCGACCGGATCACCATGAGCGGCCTGTTGCGCCGCTCGCTCTGAGCCTTCCCTCCGCCCTCTGCGTACCCACCTCCTGGAGACAGCCATGCCTCTGGTCCCCCAGCGCGGCGACGTGCCCGTGACCATCGACGAGTCCCTGTGCATCGACGGCTGCACCCTCTGCGTCGACATGTGTCCGCTCGACTCGCTCGCGATCCGCGAGGACAACGGCAAGGCGTACATGCACGTGGACGAGTGCTGGTACTGCGGCCCGTGCGCCGCGCGCTGTCCCACCGGCGCGGTCACCGTCAACATGCCCTACCTGCTCCGGTGAAAGGT
This genomic window from Streptomyces sp. NBC_01351 contains:
- a CDS encoding HAD family hydrolase, encoding MTSALPQALPYALIATDLDGTLLRAGDTVSPRSYEALATARAAGAQHIIVTGRPVPQVRHVLDRLGYTGIAVCGQGAQVYDAARGSLLHSVSMDRDLAEVALGKIEAEIGEVYAAVNQEGVDAEMLMGPGYRMWHPHLPTVRVGRRADLWAAPINKVLLQHPELDDDELTRVARAVVGDLVNVTMAGEHTVELQPPGIDKASGLARAAAVLGVPAASTIAFGDMPNDIPMFAWAARGVAMANAHRELVAVADEVTLSNEEDGIAVVLERLFA
- the fahA gene encoding fumarylacetoacetase, which codes for MPQQSPLDLTEGDPFGPHNLPYGVFSTAGEDRRRIGVRIGGYVLDAGAAAVALGSPYAGLLGQSSLNQLLAAGRTAWRDVRRALTAWVTDPGHRPTVEPHLLPLDEVTLHLPYEVADYVDFYASEHHATNVGKMFRPDGDALTPNWKHLPIGYHGRSGTIVVSGTDVVRPSGQRKAPTDPAPVFGPSVKLDIEAEVGFVVGAPSELGSPVALGEFEDHVFGLFLLNDWSARDVQAWEYVPLGPFLGKSFATSVSAWVTPLEALDAARVTPPARDFPLLPYLDDADAERPGGFDLRITVSINGQEVAQPPFASMYWTAAQQLAHMTVNGASLRTGDVYGSGTVSGPEVGQRGSLLELTWNGRDAIELADGKRTFLEDGDTVTLTAWAPGPDGTRVGLGEVTGRIVGSR
- a CDS encoding GntR family transcriptional regulator, translated to MPAERTVTHTVPVAAARRRRLRADHARQLADLLRHQILAGGYPGGVLPLEDTLAADYGAGRNTVRQALDLLRGERLVERRPGVGTVVVCEKYPHGLDRLQGLAETLNEHGRVTNEVRTVGPVRAPTPVAGRLGLPEHADVLYVERLRRLNGLPLSLDLTYVPMDIGAELLGCDLENTDVFRLLEQLTGQPLGHAEITLEAVNADAHSAAVLQAPRGAAVLMLERLTHLADGRPVDLEFIRFRGDRITMSGLLRRSL
- a CDS encoding 4Fe-4S dicluster domain-containing protein, whose amino-acid sequence is MPLVPQRGDVPVTIDESLCIDGCTLCVDMCPLDSLAIREDNGKAYMHVDECWYCGPCAARCPTGAVTVNMPYLLR